The sequence GACATCCACCAAAATCGAAAGATCAGCCATCATGTGATGAAAGGCGCCTGTATCTAAAACAACATCAGAAAAATGAGTTTTACCCGACAATTTTTCTGAAGACATGTTGGAGCGTTGGGCTTCAAGCAGGTGAATGAGCTGTGTTGTCTGATTGTTGCCATTCTCAGTAGACGATGCAACTCGAGCACTGTTAGCTCGACCACGACCCCGACCAATGCCCCTTTTTGGGCGGCCTCCTCGCTGAACCGAAGGTTTGGAGGTGTCTCTGTTATCCGGTCGAGTACCACCTTTGTTATCGAAATACCAGTCCGGGAAGCCATGAAGCTGAAAACATTCGGAGGCTTCATGACCTTGGCGTCGACAATGTGTACACGACAATGAGGAACAATCACGAAAACGTGGACTAGAAACAGCAGCAGCATGAACAGGGACCTCTGTTTTGGCAGTGAAACCGATCACCTCTGTTTTGTCAATCTCCTTGGATCGAACAACATTGAGGTTTTGTTCCTCCCGAATAACCCGAGAGTACACCTGAGTAAGTGGAGGCTTGGGGTCTTTTCCAGTAATGGTGGAACGGATGTTGCTGAAACGTGGAAGGtctaaaccaaaaagaaactgATGGATACGGTCATCTTCACGGTCTTTAGCAATACCTGGAGCAGCAGCACACATACAGTCACAGCCAGTTTTGTAGTTTTGCAGCTCCTCCCATAACTTTGACAAACGACCATACTACTCCAAAACAGATTGGCCGTTTTGATTACACTCATCAATCTCGTCTTTTAAAACTTGCTTACGAACACCGTTGCTAACTAAGAACCGAGAACGAAGACTTTCCCACAACGTCGATGCATCGGCGATGAAGGAGACAGTGGATCGAAGTTTAGGATCAATAGAGGTTCAAATCCAGCGCACAATCATAGAGTTCGCGGCACACCACAAGCTCAAATCAGGTTCAGCAGTAGGTTTTGCAATAGTACCATCAATAAACCCCAGCTTATGTTTAGCTTGCAACGAGTTGCGTAACTCAGTGGCCCATTCAGAGTAATTGTCTTCTTGTAGAATAACAGAAGAGATCAAGGCTACTGGATTGTCAGAAGAACTCATAGTATACGGGGATGGTGATGATGCAACAACAACCTGGGTTTGTGGAGGAGTCGCCATAGTAGAGTTGTAGAGGATAACGGTTGAAACAAAGAGATTTGCGGCGACGACGGTTGTGAAAGAGCAACGGCGGTGGCAGCTTTGATAGAATTTTAACGGCGATGGCGGTTGTTCTAGAACAACAGCGGTGGCAGCAAGGTTTTAAGAAAATTAGGTAAGAGGATCTTATTGCTCTGATATACGAATATACGAATGTAATATATCGTGTTTATTCATGACAAGGTATTTATACAGAGTTGCCTAGCTAGAAGATAGTATCGTATCTACGTGAATATAGGAGACATAAGATTCACACATATCCTAATACCATTTAGATATGTTTGTCATCTAACATAATTTTTAAGATACTCGTTCAATTCttatattgttttataataattttgattatgTGCATGTAGAATTTGCACCGTCTAGGAGCGAGGAAGGTGGCACTTTTCGGACTCAGTCAGATCGGGTGCACACCAAAGATGATGAAGTCCCACAGTGACGGTAAAAGCTGTTCCCGCGAAGTGAACGAAGCAGTGAAGATTTTTAATATGAACCTTGACGACCTTGTCATGGACTTTAATAAGAAGGTCAAAGGTTCAAAGTTTACTTTTGTCGATCTTTTCTCCGGTGGAGATCCCTTAGCCTACACTTTTCTAGGTAAACCATATTGAACTAATGACTTATTACAAGTTTTGGTCCCTTAGCCTTCTCTCTGTTATATAagaatattttaattctaataTCAGTTGAACTAATTTTTCCACGCTCTCTTGTAATTTCATATATAGGATttaaggttggacacaagggtTGTTGCACCGTAACCCCGGGGGACGAACTTTGTGTCCCCAACAGGCCAGTTTGTGCAAACAGAACTGAGTATGTCTTTTGGGATGATCTTCACAGCTCGGAAGCCACCAATATGGTAGTGGCAAAGGGTTCGTTCGACGGACTCCTAACTAAACCGTACAGCATCGCCCAACTTGTAAAGGAATAGTGGCTAGCTCCTACACATTGACATGAAAATTTGATGACATTTTGATTTTGGGAGATCTTTAACAAGGAATAGTGAATGTGTATATATAGCTCAATAACAAAAGTTTTTGTGAGGTTAATCTCTGTCTCATTTAGtggaaagtaaaaacaaaactcaCATCTTTGTATACggatttaatttcataaaagtTGAAATGTTGTCACATTTAACGATTAGTTTTAGATTAATGCAATTCTgagtatattttagtttttacttgACGAAAAGGTGTTGGTTAGTCAATAATGTAGacagttgtaacttgtaacaaATTACACCAatctaatattaattttattatcttctttctcATTGGATGATAAGAAAGCAAACCCAAAAATCCTAATTTTAACATCCTTAATTTAGCTAAATCTAATGCAACTTCTAACCTCTTCCTATATATAAAGTAGCACACTTTTCACTTTCGTTTTTTTAACTACTAACAttccaaaaagaagaaggatctcaataagtaataaaatatgaaCGCATGGGTGATATGCTTGCTAGTGATTTGTGCCGTGGTGAATGCAAAATCAGTGGAGGGTCGGGATTTCATAAACTACGGTGTGTTAAACAGTTTCTTCGGTCCTAATCCACGTCCCGGATGCAACCCTCCAGGTGCCGAACATAAAAACCCTACCACTGTTAACGAGTACCGCCGTGGCTGCACCAAAATGAATAGGTGTCAGCGCGATTGAACCCGAAGTGGCGTTCGTCATCCAAACTGATTCTTCATCTATCCAAACTGATTGTTCATCTATCTGAGCTCCCTACGTATGTGGTTTACATTGCATATACACTATGTGTGTCATATTAATTAATGATGGAATTCATCCTCAGATCATTGTATTAAAGATATCAagtatatatttcataattgaTTAAATTACTATAGCTAGTGTTTATCACTCTTCTTTATATTCAACTAGAAATTATTCGCATTACATGAGTTTgaatttaatttagtaaaagaTACAATATTTTATGAGtaattgtatattaaaaatgtttagCTACTTTTAAATAAACTGATCATTTTTATatgtcatattaaataaatttatcatataataattattttttcaagaTAAAATTGTTATACCATAAAATTGCAAAGGTACTTAAGCTTTTCCCATAATTAATTGTCAAATGCAATGTGAGagtataaaattttgttaaaaatgttgATTAACGAGGTAGACAACACAAATGAAGAGAACGGCAAAAAGATGATAGGTGAATATGTATCTCTATGTCACACTATTTTCTGTTATATACACATACAATGACCAAATTCTAATACAATTACAGACTACTATAATACAAAACTTTgaattaatattgtaaattttgagAGATGTTACAAAACAAACTTAAATTGAAGAAACAGaaattcattttcatttaacagaacaaaattgaaaataaagaaatatgaagTCTACATCTAATTAACACATgacataaattatataattgcaGATCATTTACTAAAATTAGGATCTAATTATGCGAGTACTTTGCTGCATGATATCTTGCATGTCTTTCCCTTTATCTGAACTGGAagaacaatattttgttttataaataatccGGATTTGCTTGCATTAAGACCAAAACAGTCAGTACCGCAACAACACTTTCCTCTGTTGTGTTTACATGTTCAGTTTACTATCTCCTACCTTAGGGAAGCTTTCATAGGCTAGCTTCGCATGTGAATATATCCACGACATCATGCACAACTCACATGATGATATGATTCATAAACTATATTTATCGGTTTGCGGTCTAATTCTCAAAAGCTATTAATGTACATATATTTAAGTGCTACACACGTTCGGACAATCAGATATGAATTTTGacaaatttgatttcttttggtCGTCTACAGTAGTACCTCAAATTCACTTAAACGAAAACtaatatctaatataataaagtagactTACACCCTATCAAGAAACTCTATCTATCTGCCACTTGGCACCTCtgaatcttttgattttttttgtttctctcatatttaaagtttaaactaattattaatagGCGGTAAATGGTTAATGGGCCACAGAAATATCTCGATTTCCCAAAACAAAACCGACGGAATCTCACAATTTcgtcttctcctctttctcgcCTCTCACTCTTCCCCACCCCTCTCCTCTTATCTGTTCAATTACCActtaaaaccctaattaatttCATCTCTGTTTACATGGTGTTTCATTGACGAACAATGGAGATCTTAAATCAATATTTCGTCTTAAAAAGATTACGTTAACGTCGTTAAAAATCGTAACAATGATATGTGGGAGATTGGAAAATCGTgatagttcatgtatttttttatcaccAATAAAATAGTTTTACGTATTTTTCTGGCAACGAAAAAAGTTCGtatttttttctggcaaatatttttttggcatttttcccttttttgtttcatatttctaatttaaaatacactcttctatttttgattattatcatctaatttaaaaatatataagttattttcatatttaatttgtttgtgacATGTGACATATTGTcatgtaatattattttaaatttattttgtggtctctttttaatattttcttacctaattattttatattatataatattttctaatttcagttAATCTCTCCTTACTGGTCTATTTGGtgttaattttcttaaaaatatatgatattattttttagttaaacctaaaatacaacatatttaatcatatacattaattcatactttaaatatacactttaatactaaattgtaacagaaattacataaattgtgaattgactatttgttttctccattcaaTTTCAGTTAAGTACCCtaacaattataattataactcctCTAATTTAACTTTTGAGAAATGTAAGTTCTATCACttcttatcctataaataatccttctcacatcctcctccatcatatctcaaattctaaatatttttttttgttttttttttgttttaaatgttcTTGCATCGGTTGAAAACTCAATgaagattaaatttttatattatataatattttctaatttcagttACTCTCTCCTTTCTGGTCTATTtggtatttattttgttaaaaatataatattaatttttaattaaacctaaaatacaacttatttaatcatatacattaacCATACTGTAAATATACACTTTAGTATTAAATTGTGACAAAAATTACCTAAATTTTGAATTGactatttgttttctccattcacTTTCAGTTAAATACCCtagcaattataattataactcctctaatttaatttttgagaaatgtaacttccatcacttattatcctataaataatcattctcacatcctcctccatcatatctcatatcctaaatattttctttgtttttttgtttttaatgttcttgAATTGGTTGAAAACTAAGATAATATTGTAagagtttaataatatatattttaccttgttctccattttatttcttcttgcttttatgtacttctttctttactttagatgttagat comes from Camelina sativa cultivar DH55 chromosome 19, Cs, whole genome shotgun sequence and encodes:
- the LOC109130927 gene encoding protein RALF-like 11; this encodes MNAWVICLLVICAVVNAKSVEGRDFINYGVLNSFFGPNPRPGCNPPGAEHKNPTTVNEYRRGCTKMNRCQRD